In Lysinibacillus sp. FSL M8-0337, the following proteins share a genomic window:
- a CDS encoding dihydrolipoamide acetyltransferase family protein produces MAIQSITMPQLGESVTEGTIEKWLVQPGDTVKKYDPLAEVVTDKVNAEIPSSFEGVITELLAEEGQTLPVGAVVCSIEIAGDGEEPTSLPAKKSTVSAAILNAGIQKKQESPKEVTAPIASANSVKQQKNRYSPAVLRLAQEHDIPLEQVVGTGEGGRITRKDLQQLIDAGNIPTPQDVTPSEPVATTASSQPVAAIETPTKPIASSPVLQTGDIEIPVTNVRRAIANNMVRSAQEVPHAWMMMEVDVTDLVAYRDSIKMDFKQKEGFNITYFAFFVKAVAQALKEFPMMNAMWAGDKIIQKHDINISIAVATDDALFVPVIKHADEKSIKGIAKEIHELAQKVRTGKLTMDNMQGGTFTVNNTGAFGSVQSMGIINYPQAAILQVESIVKKPVVLPGGMFAARDIVNLCLSLDHRVLDGLVCGKFLNRVKEILENTNKSSTSVY; encoded by the coding sequence ATGGCGATTCAAAGCATTACGATGCCACAGCTCGGTGAAAGCGTAACAGAAGGTACAATCGAAAAATGGCTCGTACAACCAGGTGATACAGTAAAAAAATATGATCCATTAGCAGAAGTTGTGACGGATAAAGTAAATGCAGAAATCCCATCCTCTTTTGAAGGGGTCATTACAGAATTACTTGCAGAAGAAGGGCAAACGTTACCAGTTGGAGCAGTGGTTTGTTCCATTGAAATCGCAGGTGACGGTGAAGAGCCAACGTCTTTGCCTGCGAAAAAGTCGACAGTAAGTGCTGCAATATTAAATGCAGGGATTCAGAAAAAACAAGAGTCTCCAAAGGAAGTTACTGCACCTATTGCATCAGCAAATTCAGTGAAACAACAAAAAAACCGCTATTCGCCTGCTGTACTTAGACTGGCCCAAGAACATGATATTCCACTTGAGCAAGTTGTTGGTACAGGCGAGGGTGGTCGTATTACACGAAAAGATCTACAACAACTCATTGACGCAGGAAATATACCAACGCCACAGGATGTAACACCTTCTGAGCCAGTTGCAACAACGGCTAGTAGCCAACCTGTTGCCGCTATCGAAACACCAACAAAACCAATCGCATCCTCGCCAGTGTTGCAAACAGGCGACATTGAAATTCCAGTAACGAATGTGCGCCGTGCCATTGCGAATAATATGGTACGTAGTGCTCAAGAAGTCCCACATGCTTGGATGATGATGGAAGTTGATGTAACGGATTTAGTGGCTTATCGGGATAGTATAAAGATGGACTTTAAGCAAAAGGAAGGTTTTAATATTACCTACTTTGCGTTCTTTGTAAAGGCCGTTGCACAAGCTTTAAAAGAGTTCCCAATGATGAACGCTATGTGGGCGGGTGATAAAATTATCCAAAAACATGACATAAATATTTCCATTGCGGTAGCAACAGACGATGCACTTTTTGTCCCTGTTATAAAACACGCTGATGAAAAGTCCATTAAAGGGATTGCTAAAGAAATTCACGAGCTTGCCCAAAAAGTACGCACGGGGAAACTGACAATGGACAATATGCAAGGTGGTACTTTTACAGTTAATAATACGGGTGCTTTCGGTTCTGTGCAGTCGATGGGCATTATTAATTATCCGCAAGCTGCCATCCTGCAAGTGGAAAGTATTGTAAAAAAACCAGTTGTTTTACCTGGTGGAATGTTTGCGGCACGCGATATCGTAAATTTATGTTTATCTTTAGATCATCGCGTATTAGATGGATTAGTTTGTGGTAAATTCCTAAATAGAGTAAAAGAAATACTCGAAAATACAAATAAATCTTCGACGTCAGTCTACTGA
- a CDS encoding alpha-ketoacid dehydrogenase subunit beta, with translation MAVMSYIDAITLAMKEEMERDERVFILGEDVGRKGGVFKATTGLYEQFGEYRVLDTPLAESAIAGVGIGAAMYGMRPIAEMQFADFIMPAVNQIVSEAAKIRYRSNNDWTCPIVVRAPFGGGIHGALYHSQSVEALFAGTPGLKIVIPSTPYDAKGLLKAAIRDEDPVLFFEHKRAYRLIKGEVPLDDYTLPIGKADVKREGEDVTVITYGLAVHFALQAAERLAADGISVHILDLRTVYPLDKEAIIEAASKTGKVLLVTEDNKEGSIISEVAAIIAEHCLFDLDAPIQRLAGPDVPAMPYAPTMEKFFMINPEKVERALRDLAAF, from the coding sequence ATGGCAGTAATGTCTTATATTGATGCGATTACATTAGCGATGAAGGAAGAAATGGAACGAGATGAACGAGTTTTCATTTTAGGAGAGGACGTTGGTCGCAAAGGCGGCGTTTTCAAAGCAACGACTGGTCTTTATGAGCAGTTTGGGGAGTATCGTGTGTTAGATACACCGCTTGCGGAAAGTGCCATTGCAGGAGTCGGTATTGGTGCGGCAATGTACGGCATGCGCCCAATTGCTGAAATGCAGTTTGCAGACTTTATTATGCCTGCTGTGAACCAAATTGTATCGGAAGCTGCGAAAATCCGTTATCGCTCCAATAATGACTGGACTTGTCCGATTGTAGTCCGTGCTCCTTTTGGTGGTGGGATTCACGGAGCGCTTTACCATTCACAATCGGTAGAAGCACTTTTTGCTGGAACACCCGGTTTGAAAATTGTTATTCCTTCCACTCCGTATGATGCGAAAGGCTTGTTAAAGGCAGCAATTCGTGATGAAGATCCGGTATTATTCTTTGAACATAAGCGTGCGTATCGCCTAATCAAAGGGGAAGTCCCATTAGACGATTATACATTACCAATCGGCAAGGCAGATGTGAAGCGAGAAGGGGAAGACGTTACGGTCATTACGTATGGTCTAGCCGTTCATTTCGCTTTACAGGCAGCCGAGCGTTTAGCGGCAGATGGCATCTCTGTCCATATTTTAGATTTACGTACAGTGTATCCGTTAGATAAAGAAGCCATTATTGAAGCGGCAAGTAAAACAGGAAAAGTATTGCTTGTGACAGAAGATAACAAGGAAGGCAGTATTATAAGTGAGGTCGCTGCCATTATCGCAGAACATTGCTTATTTGACCTTGATGCGCCTATTCAACGTTTAGCTGGACCAGATGTACCTGCAATGCCATATGCGCCTACGATGGAAAAGTTTTTCATGATAAATCCTGAAAAAGTAGAGCGGGCATTGAGAGATTTAGCTGCATTCTAA
- a CDS encoding thiamine pyrophosphate-dependent dehydrogenase E1 component subunit alpha has product MQDVQLKHEDLGLTNEDVLAMFETMLMARRLDERMWLLNRSGKIPFVISCQGQEAAQVGAAFALDKNKDYIAPYYRDMGVVLHFGMTPKELMLSAFAKAEDPNSGGRQMPGHFGQKKNRILTGSSPVTTQVPHAVGVALAGRLQKEDFIAFVTLGEGSSNQGDFHEGANFAGVHKLPVIIMVENNQYAISVPVERQLGCAKVSDRGIGYGMPGVTVDGKCPLQVYKVVREAAERARSGEGPSLIETVTFRLTAHSSDDDDRQYRTAEDIAEGKAKDPIVLFEKYLQDAGIMTESLRTEIEERVMAEVNEATDYAEAAPYAKPEEALKYVYAPVDGGDV; this is encoded by the coding sequence ATGCAAGACGTTCAACTGAAACATGAAGATTTAGGGTTAACAAATGAAGATGTCCTTGCTATGTTCGAAACGATGTTAATGGCAAGAAGATTAGATGAGCGCATGTGGTTATTAAACCGTTCAGGTAAAATTCCATTTGTAATTTCTTGTCAGGGACAGGAGGCTGCACAAGTGGGAGCAGCATTTGCGCTAGATAAAAATAAAGATTATATTGCACCGTATTATCGAGATATGGGCGTAGTCTTACATTTTGGTATGACGCCAAAAGAGCTGATGTTATCAGCATTTGCAAAGGCTGAAGATCCAAACTCTGGCGGCCGCCAAATGCCTGGACATTTTGGGCAAAAGAAAAACCGCATTTTGACTGGTTCTTCACCAGTAACAACACAAGTTCCGCATGCTGTTGGTGTGGCGCTTGCGGGACGCTTGCAAAAGGAGGATTTCATCGCCTTTGTTACGTTAGGAGAAGGTTCTTCCAACCAAGGTGATTTCCATGAAGGGGCAAATTTTGCCGGTGTGCATAAACTACCAGTCATTATAATGGTAGAAAACAATCAATATGCTATTTCAGTACCAGTGGAACGTCAGTTAGGTTGTGCAAAAGTATCCGATCGTGGTATTGGCTATGGCATGCCAGGCGTAACAGTAGACGGCAAATGTCCATTGCAAGTTTATAAGGTTGTCAGAGAGGCGGCAGAACGCGCTCGTAGCGGTGAAGGGCCAAGTTTAATAGAAACGGTGACATTCCGTTTAACTGCACACTCTTCGGATGATGATGATCGTCAATACCGTACAGCTGAAGATATCGCGGAAGGGAAAGCAAAGGATCCGATTGTATTGTTTGAGAAGTATTTACAAGATGCTGGCATTATGACGGAATCTCTTCGTACTGAAATAGAAGAGCGTGTGATGGCCGAAGTAAATGAAGCGACGGACTATGCAGAAGCAGCTCCTTATGCTAAACCAGAGGAAGCCTTGAAGTACGTATATGCACCAGTGGACGGAGGTGACGTGTAA
- the lpdA gene encoding dihydrolipoyl dehydrogenase, whose protein sequence is MAQNYDVVILGGGTGGYVAAIRAAQLGLKTAIVERERLGGTCLHKGCIPSKALLRSAEVYRMANKTASEFGVEITGVTLQFNKVQARKQAIVEQLSQGVNTLMKKGKIDVYEGTGRILGPSIFSPMPGTISVEMRNGEENEMLVPTNVVIATGSKPRGMAGLTVDGKYVMNSDHALQMEALPTSLLIVGGGVIGIEWASMLCDFGVAVTVIEYGPTILPAEDADIVKEVTKQLENRGVRIVTNARLNTDSFKIENDNVYISAKLQDNEERFEAQKLLLCVGREANIHGIGLENTDIEIDNGFIQVRDSYQTKESHMYAIGDVIGGLQLAHVASHEGLSAIEHIATGKVAPLNVLQVPKCVYSFPEVASIGLTESAARENGHVLKIGKFPFKAIGKALVNGESDGFVKIIADEKTDDILGIHMVGPHVTDLIGEASLAKLLDATPWEISQAIHPHPSLNEVLVESALAVDKRAIHF, encoded by the coding sequence ATGGCTCAAAATTATGATGTTGTTATTTTAGGGGGAGGGACAGGTGGCTACGTCGCAGCTATTCGTGCGGCACAATTAGGCTTAAAAACAGCTATTGTGGAACGTGAACGACTTGGTGGTACTTGTCTACATAAAGGCTGTATTCCGAGTAAAGCATTACTTCGAAGTGCTGAAGTATATCGTATGGCCAATAAAACTGCCAGTGAATTTGGTGTAGAGATTACAGGCGTTACCTTGCAATTCAATAAGGTGCAAGCGCGCAAACAAGCAATAGTAGAGCAATTAAGCCAAGGTGTGAATACACTGATGAAAAAAGGCAAAATTGATGTCTATGAAGGAACAGGTCGAATTTTAGGCCCATCTATTTTCTCACCAATGCCAGGTACTATATCAGTAGAGATGCGCAATGGCGAGGAAAATGAAATGCTTGTTCCAACCAATGTTGTGATTGCAACAGGATCGAAGCCACGAGGAATGGCAGGATTAACGGTTGATGGGAAGTACGTCATGAATTCAGACCATGCATTGCAAATGGAAGCATTACCGACTTCATTATTGATTGTTGGTGGTGGTGTAATCGGCATCGAGTGGGCATCTATGCTTTGTGATTTTGGAGTAGCTGTAACTGTAATTGAATACGGTCCTACGATTTTACCAGCCGAGGATGCGGATATTGTAAAAGAAGTGACAAAGCAGCTTGAAAATCGTGGTGTGCGCATTGTGACGAATGCTCGGTTAAATACAGATAGCTTTAAAATAGAAAATGATAACGTTTACATTTCGGCGAAGCTTCAGGATAATGAGGAGCGATTTGAAGCACAGAAATTATTGCTTTGTGTTGGACGTGAAGCAAACATACATGGCATTGGTTTAGAAAATACCGATATTGAAATCGACAACGGCTTTATTCAAGTACGCGATTCTTATCAAACAAAGGAATCACATATGTATGCCATTGGAGATGTGATCGGTGGTTTACAATTGGCGCATGTTGCCTCACATGAAGGTTTGTCCGCTATTGAACACATTGCGACAGGAAAAGTAGCGCCGTTAAATGTTTTGCAAGTACCAAAATGTGTCTATTCCTTCCCAGAAGTGGCTAGTATCGGTTTGACGGAAAGTGCTGCTCGCGAAAATGGGCATGTATTAAAAATTGGTAAATTTCCTTTTAAAGCAATAGGTAAGGCGCTTGTTAATGGAGAATCAGATGGTTTTGTTAAAATAATAGCCGATGAAAAAACGGACGATATTTTGGGTATTCATATGGTAGGGCCGCATGTAACAGATTTAATAGGAGAAGCTTCATTAGCGAAATTATTAGATGCAACTCCTTGGGAAATTAGTCAAGCAATCCATCCACATCCATCATTAAATGAAGTATTAGTGGAATCAGCTTTAGCTGTCGATAAGCGAGCTATTCATTTTTAA
- a CDS encoding Glu/Leu/Phe/Val dehydrogenase, producing the protein MEIFKYMEKYDYEQLVFCQDKASGLKAIIAIHDTTLGPALGGARMWTYATEENAIEDALRLARGMTYKNAAAGLNLGGGKTVIIGDPFKDKNEEMFRALGRFIQGLNGRYITAEDVGTTVTDMDLIHEETNYVTGISPAFGSSGNPSPVTAYGVYRGMKAAAKEAFGSDMLEGRTISVQGLGNVAYKLCEYLHNEGAKLVVTDINQAAIDRVVNDFGATAVAPDEIYSQEVDIFSPCALGAILNDETIPQLKAKVIAGSANNQLQDSRHGDYLHELGIVYAPDYVINAGGVINVADELYGYNRERAMKRVDGIYDSIEKIFEISKRDSIPTYVAANRLAEERIARVAKSRSQFLKNEKNILNGR; encoded by the coding sequence ATGGAAATCTTCAAGTATATGGAAAAGTATGATTATGAACAATTGGTATTTTGCCAAGACAAAGCATCTGGGTTAAAAGCGATTATCGCTATCCATGACACAACACTTGGGCCAGCATTAGGTGGTGCTCGTATGTGGACCTACGCGACAGAAGAAAATGCGATTGAGGATGCATTACGATTAGCACGTGGGATGACATATAAAAATGCAGCTGCTGGTTTAAACCTTGGCGGTGGAAAAACGGTCATTATTGGGGACCCATTTAAAGATAAAAACGAAGAAATGTTCCGTGCTTTAGGTCGTTTCATTCAAGGGCTAAACGGTCGCTATATTACAGCTGAGGATGTTGGTACAACCGTAACAGATATGGATTTAATCCACGAGGAAACAAATTATGTTACTGGTATTTCACCAGCGTTTGGTTCTTCGGGTAATCCTTCACCAGTAACTGCTTATGGCGTTTATCGTGGCATGAAAGCAGCGGCGAAAGAAGCATTTGGTTCGGATATGCTAGAAGGGCGTACTATATCGGTACAAGGGCTAGGAAACGTTGCTTACAAGCTTTGCGAGTATTTACATAATGAAGGTGCAAAACTTGTAGTAACAGATATTAACCAAGCGGCTATTGATCGTGTTGTCAATGATTTTGGCGCTACAGCGGTTGCACCTGATGAAATCTATTCACAAGAAGTCGATATTTTCTCACCGTGTGCACTTGGCGCTATTTTAAATGACGAAACGATTCCGCAATTAAAAGCAAAAGTAATCGCGGGTTCTGCTAATAACCAACTACAAGATTCACGACATGGAGATTATTTACACGAGCTAGGCATTGTTTATGCACCTGACTATGTTATTAATGCAGGTGGTGTAATCAACGTCGCAGACGAATTATATGGCTATAATCGTGAACGCGCGATGAAACGTGTAGATGGTATTTACGATAGTATTGAAAAGATCTTTGAAATTTCCAAACGTGATAGTATTCCAACATATGTTGCGGCAAATCGTTTGGCGGAAGAACGTATTGCTCGCGTAGCGAAATCGCGTAGTCAGTTCTTAAAAAATGAAAAGAATATTTTGAACGGTCGTTAA
- a CDS encoding DUF2627 family protein, with amino-acid sequence MARFAAFIVMLIPGLMAAGGIKFMRDTLFGKLISPFPFLWLQFVVGIIFFVVGFGFFAGFLLHRDRKKGKVAPRFQKK; translated from the coding sequence ATGGCTCGTTTTGCTGCGTTTATTGTCATGCTAATTCCAGGTCTAATGGCCGCAGGTGGCATTAAATTTATGCGTGATACATTATTCGGTAAGCTCATTTCACCTTTCCCATTTTTATGGCTGCAATTTGTTGTTGGCATCATTTTCTTTGTTGTCGGCTTTGGCTTTTTCGCAGGCTTTTTATTACACCGCGATCGAAAAAAAGGAAAAGTGGCTCCGCGCTTCCAAAAAAAATAA
- a CDS encoding glycerophosphodiester phosphodiesterase, translated as MYNESFIPVFAHRGASAYALENSFKAFEKALELGANGIELDIQLSKEGIPVVYHDPQLSRLVGSNKLVNECTIAELQSFKLGKPWRRFFSSYRIPTFEAVLAWANNYQLPLNIELKSTILDNQDALVQLLQGLKLPAGSHFSSFHYELLEVVKRHAPQYETALIATKKLKWDLLSDYKAIDCVHMHKKYYKPRYLEACVASAKTCRFYAIDGSEKFLTNPHTSVVGWITDFPDKVIHVQLRQ; from the coding sequence ATGTATAATGAATCATTCATCCCTGTGTTTGCGCACCGCGGGGCGTCTGCTTATGCGCTAGAAAATAGTTTCAAAGCGTTTGAAAAAGCATTAGAGCTAGGTGCCAATGGGATTGAGTTAGATATTCAGCTATCAAAAGAAGGGATACCCGTTGTTTACCATGATCCGCAATTATCAAGATTAGTAGGCAGTAATAAGCTAGTGAATGAATGCACGATAGCGGAATTGCAGAGCTTTAAATTAGGGAAGCCGTGGAGAAGGTTTTTTTCATCGTATAGAATTCCGACATTTGAAGCGGTTTTAGCATGGGCAAATAATTACCAACTCCCACTGAATATTGAATTAAAATCGACCATTCTTGACAATCAAGATGCGCTCGTTCAACTGCTTCAAGGGCTTAAATTACCAGCAGGTAGCCATTTTTCATCGTTTCATTATGAGCTGTTAGAGGTTGTGAAACGTCATGCGCCACAGTATGAAACAGCGCTAATCGCCACAAAAAAATTAAAATGGGATTTGCTGAGTGATTATAAGGCAATTGATTGTGTTCATATGCATAAAAAGTATTATAAACCCCGCTATTTAGAGGCATGTGTAGCTAGTGCTAAGACATGTCGCTTTTATGCGATTGATGGCAGTGAAAAGTTTTTGACGAATCCACATACATCCGTAGTAGGGTGGATTACCGATTTTCCGGATAAAGTTATCCATGTACAGCTACGTCAATAA
- a CDS encoding FapA family protein, whose protein sequence is MILVRNDNFEISEENGKVFMLTYSAGFPLKEFDGVLRSHPRLRLSNFSILKTVLATESTSPVEIGRWLPNVEAEIARDKMSASIFIYETADYIQKNKEKLTEQILETLADQGIIYGILDFDISKVEPGKAFLIAQGTSPVAGTDAQITYLPKPERKPVIREDGKADYYDMNFISEISEGSWLGEKIPATMGKPGQNVLGEMIAAAPGRDFPIRYDKKSAYEVEEDGKIVIRSKIAGVLDDVKGAIGVNRHLPIHGDVGVETGNLEFNGSLSIKGTVTTGYTVIATGDISIEGAEGVSGAKLIKSIEGDVYIRGGIFGLGSTLVEAGGNIFVKHVNEAILVADDSIHIGFYSLGSQLTAHSIFVDERRGKIIGGRAVAKNTIVTAISGNRLERRTDLIIESVNKQESYAMMQDKATQLKQLQSDISAREAKITSLLPLLKQMSTQQIAAFEETKQSLSKLKAEAVTLDREIKLMMDEMRHAGKEEIIVTKEAYPGTYIQIGKKSSLLNKMTNGKFLLEFGELNV, encoded by the coding sequence GTGATTCTAGTTCGAAATGATAACTTCGAAATATCGGAAGAAAACGGAAAGGTATTTATGCTTACATACAGCGCTGGGTTTCCATTAAAAGAATTTGATGGCGTCTTACGTAGTCATCCACGACTAAGGTTATCTAATTTTTCTATATTAAAAACTGTACTAGCAACAGAAAGCACAAGTCCTGTTGAGATTGGACGCTGGCTTCCAAATGTTGAAGCTGAAATTGCTCGAGATAAAATGTCTGCCTCTATATTTATATATGAAACAGCTGATTATATTCAAAAGAATAAGGAAAAATTAACGGAACAAATTTTGGAAACGTTAGCGGACCAAGGCATTATTTATGGCATTTTAGACTTTGATATTTCAAAGGTTGAACCTGGCAAAGCGTTTTTAATTGCGCAAGGAACGTCACCTGTGGCAGGTACAGATGCACAAATTACATATTTACCTAAACCTGAAAGAAAACCTGTCATTCGTGAAGATGGGAAAGCCGATTACTACGACATGAATTTTATTTCAGAAATTTCAGAAGGCTCTTGGCTCGGGGAAAAAATTCCTGCAACGATGGGCAAGCCTGGTCAAAATGTACTCGGTGAAATGATTGCGGCAGCACCTGGTCGTGATTTTCCTATTCGATATGACAAAAAATCCGCGTATGAAGTAGAAGAAGATGGTAAAATCGTCATTCGTTCGAAAATAGCGGGTGTCTTAGATGATGTTAAAGGTGCGATTGGTGTAAATCGCCATCTACCGATTCATGGAGATGTAGGCGTTGAGACGGGGAATTTAGAGTTTAATGGCTCTTTAAGCATTAAGGGAACCGTTACAACTGGCTATACTGTTATTGCAACCGGAGATATTTCCATTGAAGGTGCGGAAGGTGTAAGCGGCGCAAAGCTAATTAAATCAATCGAAGGTGATGTATACATTCGAGGCGGTATTTTTGGTTTGGGTTCAACACTCGTTGAAGCCGGTGGCAATATTTTTGTGAAGCATGTCAATGAAGCTATTTTAGTCGCAGATGATAGTATTCATATCGGTTTTTATTCACTTGGGTCACAACTTACTGCCCATTCCATTTTTGTCGATGAGCGCAGAGGGAAAATCATTGGTGGGCGTGCTGTTGCAAAAAATACAATTGTTACAGCCATTTCGGGAAACCGTTTAGAGCGGAGAACGGATTTAATCATTGAAAGTGTCAATAAACAGGAAAGTTATGCAATGATGCAAGATAAAGCAACGCAGTTAAAGCAATTGCAATCCGATATTTCAGCGCGTGAAGCGAAGATTACAAGTTTACTACCTCTGCTTAAGCAAATGTCTACGCAGCAAATTGCTGCCTTTGAAGAAACAAAGCAAAGCTTATCAAAGTTAAAAGCAGAAGCGGTGACGCTAGATCGTGAAATTAAGTTAATGATGGATGAGATGCGTCATGCTGGAAAAGAAGAAATCATTGTTACAAAGGAAGCCTATCCTGGTACGTATATTCAAATTGGCAAAAAGTCCTCGTTGTTAAATAAAATGACGAACGGAAAATTTTTACTGGAGTTTGGTGAGCTGAATGTATAA
- a CDS encoding PH domain-containing protein yields MGLFDGIMGNASEVNLDKLQEEMKEILIPNETIQNAYKIIRDTFIFTNKRLILIDKQGVTGKKTEYHSIPYKNILHFSVETAGTFDLDAELKIWVSGSQLPIQKNFNKSTNIYKVQSVLAEYVLG; encoded by the coding sequence ATGGGGTTATTTGATGGAATAATGGGCAATGCAAGCGAAGTCAATCTAGATAAATTGCAAGAAGAGATGAAAGAGATATTAATACCGAATGAGACCATTCAAAATGCCTATAAAATTATTAGAGATACGTTTATTTTTACGAATAAGCGGTTAATTTTAATCGATAAACAAGGGGTAACGGGTAAGAAAACCGAATATCATTCAATTCCTTACAAAAATATTCTACATTTTTCAGTGGAAACGGCGGGTACATTTGATTTGGATGCAGAGCTAAAAATTTGGGTTTCAGGTAGCCAATTGCCGATACAGAAAAATTTTAATAAATCTACTAACATTTATAAAGTGCAAAGTGTTTTAGCAGAATATGTACTAGGTTAG
- a CDS encoding NAD(P)H-binding protein, producing the protein MVNAYKVALIGGTGKVGRYIASKAVEKGYQVRMLVRNPEKVIGKDSRVEIVKGNVKNVEDIRKLLKDCQVVINTFGQPIKEKAMYSSITKNILELMTDLHIDRYIGVTGGSLTITGDHKSMLNKMGAKLFEIMYSNMMVDKKKEWHILNDHPHIQWTLVRLPFIVDGAERGNLKEHLTDMPGTKITNQDIATFIIHQIDNINYVHKAPFIAN; encoded by the coding sequence ATGGTTAATGCTTACAAGGTGGCTCTTATTGGTGGAACGGGGAAAGTAGGGCGTTATATTGCTTCTAAAGCGGTAGAGAAAGGATATCAAGTCCGCATGTTAGTTCGAAATCCAGAAAAAGTAATAGGCAAGGACAGTAGGGTTGAAATCGTCAAAGGAAATGTAAAAAATGTAGAAGATATTCGTAAGCTACTAAAAGATTGCCAAGTAGTTATAAATACCTTTGGGCAACCAATTAAAGAGAAGGCGATGTATAGCAGTATCACTAAAAATATACTCGAATTAATGACTGATTTACATATTGATCGTTATATTGGTGTAACAGGTGGCTCTCTAACTATTACGGGCGATCACAAAAGCATGTTAAATAAAATGGGGGCAAAGTTGTTTGAAATAATGTACTCTAATATGATGGTAGACAAGAAGAAAGAATGGCATATTCTTAACGATCATCCACACATACAATGGACGTTAGTTAGACTACCGTTTATAGTGGATGGCGCAGAAAGAGGAAATTTGAAAGAACATTTAACAGATATGCCTGGCACAAAAATAACAAATCAAGATATTGCGACTTTTATCATTCATCAAATCGACAATATAAACTATGTACATAAAGCACCGTTTATTGCAAATTAA
- the spo0A gene encoding sporulation transcription factor Spo0A — protein sequence MTKVKVAIADDNRELLKTMEHYFQGHPEIEIIATASNGKVCLQMLEEYTPDILLLDIIMPHLDGLAVLEAMYQNDRMSSIQVIMLTAFGQEDVMKQAVDLGASYFMLKPFEFDQLVQKILHCAGQKASIPKKASVLQPTTPQKLNQHQLDSTITAIIKEIGVPAHIKGYSYLREAIQMVFEDIELLGSVTKILYPEIAKKFNTTPSRVERAIRHAIEVAWNRGNYESISSMFGYTVHHLKSKPTNSEFIAMIADKIRIDMMAS from the coding sequence ATGACAAAGGTAAAAGTGGCGATAGCAGATGATAATCGAGAATTATTAAAAACAATGGAGCATTATTTTCAAGGACATCCCGAAATTGAAATAATTGCAACGGCCTCGAATGGGAAAGTATGTCTTCAAATGCTTGAAGAATACACACCTGATATTTTATTACTGGATATAATTATGCCTCACCTAGATGGATTAGCAGTATTGGAAGCGATGTATCAAAATGATCGTATGTCTTCGATACAAGTCATTATGCTCACAGCATTTGGTCAAGAAGATGTAATGAAACAGGCAGTGGATTTAGGAGCATCGTACTTTATGCTAAAGCCATTTGAATTCGATCAGCTTGTCCAAAAAATATTACATTGTGCTGGCCAAAAGGCTTCTATACCGAAAAAGGCGAGTGTATTACAGCCGACAACTCCTCAAAAATTAAATCAGCATCAGCTTGATAGCACCATTACAGCGATTATTAAAGAAATTGGCGTACCTGCTCATATTAAAGGTTACTCATATTTACGGGAAGCGATACAAATGGTGTTTGAAGATATCGAGTTATTAGGGTCTGTGACGAAAATTCTTTATCCAGAAATTGCAAAGAAATTCAATACAACACCGTCACGTGTAGAACGTGCGATTCGTCATGCCATTGAAGTCGCATGGAATCGTGGCAATTACGAGTCCATTTCGTCGATGTTTGGCTACACCGTACACCACTTAAAGTCGAAGCCGACAAATAGCGAATTCATCGCCATGATTGCAGACAAGATTCGCATTGATATGATGGCGAGTTAA